The sequence below is a genomic window from Dehalococcoidia bacterium.
GGTCAACCGTTCCGGATATAAGGATGCGCTTTTCCTGCTCGTCGGGCCGATAGCGCAGCACGGGCTGGACAGCCTGGAGCACAGCCGCTATATCGAGGATTTGAGTGCCTTTATCCAGGACAAGCGCCTCGAGGAGCATGTGAAGCTCACCGGAGCCGTGCCGCAGGATGACCTGACAAGCCTTTTTTGCGCCTGCGACATATTCGTGCTGCCCTCGCTGGCGGAGTCCTCTCCGGCGGTGACGCTGCAGGCCATGTCTTGCGCCAAACCCGTCATCGGCACCCGCGTGGGCGGCGTGCCGGACCAGATAAAGGACGGCTGGAACGGCTTCCTGGTGGAACCGGCCGACGAGGAAGCTCTGGCGCAAAAAATAAAATACCTGCTGGACCATCCGGCAGAGAGGCTCAAAATGGGGCGGAACGGCAGACAACTGGCCGTGCAGGAATTCGACTGGAAAGTGGTTGCTGAAAAGCTACTGGCTATATACAGTCAAAGGTAGATGCTGGATGTGGTACAGGCTGAATCGAATTGAAGGCACCTTATTTTTCCTGCCATTTTGGGTATACGCCAGCCTAAAACATATTCCCTATTCCACGAGGTGTTCGAGATGCGGCAAACGTATATTCAACTACGAGAATTGCCGCGACCGCCTTTGCGAAATATGCCTGAGAGAAGCGGCCAGGAATAAAGCCGCAAAGCTACACGAAGACAGGGTGAAACGAGCCATAAATCCGTGCATCAACCCGGGTGAAGGACACATCTACCTCAGGGTCGCAAGCAGGATAGGTCATGGGAAGATACTGGACGTAGGCTGTGGTTCCGGAGGGCTGCTGTCCGGTTTGGACCCGCGTCAGCGCGAGCTTTTCGGCATTGACATCATCCAGGGGGTAGCCGGAGAGAAAAACAGGCATATCAGCTTTTTTGTAGCCGAAGCGACCGATATGCCCTTTGAATCCGATATTTTTGACTGCGTTACCTGCACTGAAGTACTTGAACATATCGAGAGCGATGACGCCATAAAAGAGTGCTTCCGCGTTCTTAAGCCCGGCGGGACCGCCCTCATCACCGTTCCAAACGGAAACGGCCCCTTCGGCAGATTACCGGAGCATTTGCGGCTTTTCGATTACAACACTATTTACGGGCTCTTGAAAAACGCGGGATTCCAAATCATCGAGGGCACCAAATTCGGGCTATACATCCCGTTTTTGACACGCGCGATGATTACCTTATCATTTTCCATTCAGCGTATAATGCCGTTTTCACACCCCCTGAATATTTCTGTTCCTGAATTTCTAGCGACCAACTTTTTCTTTGAGTGTCGCAAACCTGTGAGCTAGAGGATTTTAACCATGTGGGAAAAACTGGGGCGTTTCGAGGAAGTCATTGTTTTCCTGCCGTTCCTGGCGTATGCCAGAATACGCCGCATTCCCTATTCTCTGCGCTGCAAGGAGTGCGGCAAGAGGCTGTTTTACTGGGGCTACGCCCTGCAGGGATTATGCGAACACTGCATGCGAAAGGCCATAACGCAAGACCCGGCTCAGTATTACGCCGGGCAGCCCTGTTCCGGCGAGACGTTCAGCCGCAACCGCAGCGGGATAGAGCACTGCTACGCCGCGGTCGCCCGCAGAGTAGGGCAGGGCAAAATTCTGGATGTGGGCTGCGGGGACGGATTGCTGCTGGAGAGGCTCGTAGCGCCGGGAAGAGAACTGCACGGCATCGATATGTCTGCGGATGAGGTGAAGAAAGCCAAAACTCGCGTCCCCCAAGCCGCCGTCTCCTCCGGCGACGTGAGAGACCTGCCGCACCCGTCCGATTCCTTCGATTATGTCGTCTGCACCGACGTACTTGAGCACATACAGGGCAACGCCGTCTCCAGAGAGTGTTTCCGCGTATTGAAGCCGGGCGGGAGCGCCCTCTTCACCATGCCCGTCGGCACAGGCCGGCGCGGCAAAACCCCCCAGCATGTCCGGCAATTCGACATGCGCTCATTCTCCCGGGAATTGACAGACGCGGGGTTTGAGGTGGTCTCTGAACGCTGCTTTGGGTTGCATATTCCGTTCGTAACCTATTTTGCCGAAGTAGCCGCCTCAGCCTTCAACCAAAACCTGCCCCTCAGCTCCCCTCTCAACCTCACCCTCCCGGAGGCGCTCGCCACCCATCTCTTCATCGAATGCCGCAAACCGGCAGCATGACAAACACCTCTTGCCAGATGTCTTAACCCCGCCCTATATTCCCCCTAACAAAACCGCTTTAGCATCAGTCAAAACCTATTGGGAGCGCTGATAAACAGAGTCATAACAGAAGGGCTGGAAAGTCTGCGAGGACTTTCCAGCCCTTCTCTATTCCAGTCCTCTTTATTTGGGATTAGCCCCGGCTTTTTTAGGTGCCCCGTATCCAACTGATCTAGCCAGCGCGGCAACCATGAACTGATTCAAGCTGACTTCTTCGCTCTCGGATTTTAACGCGAGGGCTTCGTGTAACGATGGCGGCATTCTGAGATGATATTGCCCGCTGAATTTGGCCGGTTCAGGGATAGGCAGTTTATCCTCAAGATTGGACTTTAGCCACTCGCGTTTGGCATCCTCGCTGTCCCGAATAGCTTCCTCAGGAGTATCACCGTGCGTCATACAATGAGGGAGCTCCAGCACCCTGGCAATCCAGTACGCCTTCCCGGCGTCTTCGCCACGTTTAACCGTAACAGTGTAGGGCAGACTCATATAATATTCCAGATTTTTATTTACCATATTCCACCTCCAAATTATAGGCTGTCTATGATAGCGAGCAAGTCTGTCACGTATTCGGATGGGATGGGGTTAACTCTTTTGTAGGTCAAGGTAGCATTGCCGAGCCTGGCTTTGGCGTGCTTGCCGCCCATCTCAATCCGTCCGTACTTGTTGACCAGAGCCTCGAAGTCATCTAATGAGGTATTCTTGGGATTGTTTCTGATTTTAGCTTCGAGTTTATCTATCTTGCTCATATCAATTTCTTATGCTGTAATGGTACCATATAAGGTACTATCTGTCAATCATAATCCGGTATCGTTCGGTTTTGGTTAACCTTTCAAAAAAACGGGGCGTTAAGAGGGAGCCTGTCCTCGAGCGGAGCGAAGGATGCAGACACCTCTTAATCCGCCTCAGGCGAAAATCATTTGGAGGGGTGACTCTCCCTTTGGCGAAAGGGAGATGAAAGAGGGATTTTCCCCATGTCCTTGCGAAGCCTCGCAGCTCCTATGGCAACCCTTTTCTCTCATTCTGAGCACAGCGAAGAATCTGGCACGAATCTCCCTTGTCATTCCGGCGAAAGCCGGAATCCAGCGAATCCAATATATCTTTGCGCGGAAGCTGAATCCCCTTAAAAAGAGCTTGCCCTGAGCAAAGCCGAATGTGGGGATGGGATTCTATAAGGCCGCCCCATGACAAACACCTATTGCCAGATGCCTCCTCCGTCTCCTATACTCTATAGAACTTTTGTTCTAAAGGAGGGCGAAAAAAGACATGTGGAAAATAGACAGGGGGACGCAAAACGGCGTGAGTACTGCGGCTTACGCCTCCGCGCTGGACTGGAAAACGCACGACCTGGGCGCCAAGACCATCCTGCTCAAAAACACCGACGGCGCAGCCTCGCTCAAGTACAAATTGCTGGGCTATGCCTCGGAGGGCGGCATCGCGCGCGAGCTGGTGGCCGAGACGGCGCTGCTTGCCGGCGAGGTGGCCGAGTTTCACTACGACCGCCAGTGGCACAGCCTGTCTCTGCTGGTAAAGGACGGCACGGGGCATGCGGCCTACACGCTGGACTACGAAGGGCAGGGGGCGTAAAATGGCTGACAGATATCATTCGGACACGCAGGAAAGGGTAGAAGTGCTGGCCTACACGCCCGATATTCAGAACTCCGGCGACCTGGAAGCCGCGACCAAGACCGTCACCGCCACGGCCAAACCGGGCGCGGCGGACTACAGCGCCAGCCTGACCATCCCCGCGCCGTCAGACGCCCGCTGGCTGGTGAAACGCGCCGGCGTCAGACTGCAAATAACGGTTGATTCCATCCCCGCCGGGCATTTTTA
It includes:
- a CDS encoding class I SAM-dependent methyltransferase: MWEKLGRFEEVIVFLPFLAYARIRRIPYSLRCKECGKRLFYWGYALQGLCEHCMRKAITQDPAQYYAGQPCSGETFSRNRSGIEHCYAAVARRVGQGKILDVGCGDGLLLERLVAPGRELHGIDMSADEVKKAKTRVPQAAVSSGDVRDLPHPSDSFDYVVCTDVLEHIQGNAVSRECFRVLKPGGSALFTMPVGTGRRGKTPQHVRQFDMRSFSRELTDAGFEVVSERCFGLHIPFVTYFAEVAASAFNQNLPLSSPLNLTLPEALATHLFIECRKPAA
- a CDS encoding toxin-antitoxin system HicB family antitoxin, which encodes MVNKNLEYYMSLPYTVTVKRGEDAGKAYWIARVLELPHCMTHGDTPEEAIRDSEDAKREWLKSNLEDKLPIPEPAKFSGQYHLRMPPSLHEALALKSESEEVSLNQFMVAALARSVGYGAPKKAGANPK
- a CDS encoding class I SAM-dependent methyltransferase, producing the protein MWYRLNRIEGTLFFLPFWVYASLKHIPYSTRCSRCGKRIFNYENCRDRLCEICLREAARNKAAKLHEDRVKRAINPCINPGEGHIYLRVASRIGHGKILDVGCGSGGLLSGLDPRQRELFGIDIIQGVAGEKNRHISFFVAEATDMPFESDIFDCVTCTEVLEHIESDDAIKECFRVLKPGGTALITVPNGNGPFGRLPEHLRLFDYNTIYGLLKNAGFQIIEGTKFGLYIPFLTRAMITLSFSIQRIMPFSHPLNISVPEFLATNFFFECRKPVS